CACTGGGCGTCGCCGTGCTCAGCGACGAGGCGCTCCAGAGTGCGCTGCGCGAGGCACTGGTGGAGCCCGAGCTGGCGGCCTTCGACGCGATCGTGGAGCGGGCCGTGGCGCGGGGCGAGATCGCCGCGCACCACCCGGCCGTGGAGTTCCTGCCGGCGCAGCTGATGGGCGTCCTGCGGATCCGGCTGGTGCTGGAGGGGCGGTACGCGGACGCCGACTACCTGGTCAGGTTCGTCGACGCGGCGCTGCTGCCCGCGCTGGGCATCGCCCCGCAGGACCCCTGACCCCCTGAACCGGTGGGCCGCCGTTCACGATGACCGGACGGCGACCTGCTCGCGCTGCCTCGTGGGGACGGCGGCAGCGCGCCACCCGGACGGGGCGGCGGCCACTTTTTTGAGCAGAGTGACCGCCGCCCCGTCCGTACGGATCCCCGCGCGCGGGATCAGCCGTGCGGGGCGCCCATGACCCGGGCGAACTCCTGCGGGTCCGTCTCGAAGCCGCGCATCCGCGCGTCCAGCGTCCAGCCGCCCGAGGCGTCGCGGAGGAACTCGGCGACGGTGGCCGCCGAGGCCCCGGCGAGCTCCGCGAAGTCGGTGGTGGCGAGGTCGGTCCAGCCCTCGCGGATCCGCAGCCCGGTCCCGGCGACGGCGGCGAAGGTCTTGCGGCCGGGCTCCCCCGCCGGCCCCGGGTCCTGGATGACCACGCCGACCACGACACGGCCCAGCTCGGGCGCCAGCCGGTCCAGTTCGAGGGTCATCACCTCGTCGAAGCCGAACCCCTGCCCGGTGCGGCTGTCCCGGCCCAGGGCGATCGTGCCGTCGGGGGCGCGGCTGCCGAAGTGGACGAGGTAGACGGGCTCCCCGTACGGGTCGGAGGCGCCGTACACGGCGGCGACGATGTCCAGGTCGTTCGCGGGGGTGCCCGCGGGGCTGGGGTCCCAGCGCAGCGCTATCTCCACCTTGGCCAGGCTCTTGCGTACTCCGCTCACCGAACTCCCCCTCCGCTTGGCCCGTTCGGCCGTGATGCCCGGCCGCCATGCTGTCACGTGCGCGTGACCACCGGGCGAACCACCGTACACAACCAGCCAGTTCCGCTTGCCCGTCAGGCCGCCGGGCCTCAGGCTGTCGGGGGCTTCAGGCCGTCGCGGGCCTCAGGGCGTCGGGCCGATGCGTACGGTCTCCACCCACGCCGGAGGCTGCGGCGCGTCCGCCCCGATCAGCGCGGCGATCACCCGGCAGGACGGGGACCGCTCCGGCCACGGGGTGTACCCGTCGGTCAGGACGACGACCACGCCCGGCCGGTCGGGCACGGCCAGCGCGGCCGCGATGCCCACGCGCATGTCGGTGCCGCCGCCCCCGGCCAGGGTCACCTGCCCGGCGGCGGTCACCCGGGTCACGGCGTGCACGTCGGCGTCGCAGGCCAGGACCGCGACCCGGTTGCCCCCTACGCCCACCTCGCGCAGCACTCCGGTGACCTCGGCGAGGGCCGCGGCGAGTTCCGCGTCGCCCATGGAACCCGAGGTGTCGATCACGATCGCGACCCGGGGCAGCGGCCGGCGAAGGCTGGGCAGCACCACGCGGCCGCCCAGCGCGGGGGTGCGGCGCGAGGGCCGCCGGTACGTGTAGTCCACCGCGCCCGCGGCCCAGGCGGCGGCCTCCCGTACCGCCCCCGACAGTGCGCGGCGCCAGTCGACGACGGGCTCCAGCACCTGCGCCGCCCAGCGCTCCCACCCGCCGGGGAGGCTGCCCCGGCCCCGGCCGCGCTGGTGGGCGCGCATGGCCTGGGCGCTCGTCCGGCGCAGGGCCTGCGCCTCCACGGGGCCGATCCGGGCGGGGCCGTCGCCGTCGCCGGGCTCCCAGGGCGCCCGGACCCCGTGCGCGCCCGAACCGCAGTCCACGCCGTGCGGGGGCGTGGGCGGGATGGCGGACAGGTAGCCCTCGAACAGCCCGCCCGCGGCGAGGCCGAACAGGCCCGGTTCCATGCGGCCCGCCGGCAGCTCCAGCCCGTCGGCGAGGAGGTCGTCGTTGATCTCGCAGTCCTGGGCGATGTTGATCCGGACCGGATCGCGCTGGTCGGCGGCCGGAAGCCGGTCGGCGCGGCCGTGGTGGTCGCGCAGCAGGTGGGCCACCTCGTGGATCCACACGCCGGCCAGCTCGGGGACGGGGGTGCGCTCCACGAACCCGGGCGAGACGTAGCAGCGCCAGTGCCGGTCGACGCCCATGGTCCGCACCCCCGCCGGGCCCGGCGAGGGGACGACCGTCAGCGCGTACAGGGCCGAGGCCAGGTAGGGCCGGGCCTCGGCCGCCGCGTAGCGGGCGGCGAGCAGCTTGGCCCGGTCGAGCGGGAGGTCTTCCGGCACGGCGCCCGCCCCGTCAGCGGGCGCCGGGCAGGGCCCCGGCCAGCTGGAGCAGTTCCACGAAGGCGTCGATCCCGGCGGGCACCGGCCAGGACGGGTCCCGCATCGCGGCGAGGTCGGCGGCGGCCCGCGCGGCCACGTCGGGCACGCCCGCGTCGACGGCCTTGGCGAGCACCGTCCAGCCGGCCTCCCAGCGGGGGCGGGTGAGTTCGCTCTGCACGGCGGCCACGACCGCGATGAGGAAGGCCAGCTGGCGGTCGCCTCGCTCGGGCAGGGCGAAGGCCTCCGGGTCGGCCAGCACCCGCTCCGGGTCGGGCAGGTCGAGGTTCTCCAGGTAGGTCAGCAGTTCCAGGCCCGCGCCGTCCCCGACGGCTCCGGTGAGCGCGGCGGACAGCGCCTCCCGGCCCGCGCCGGCCGCGTACCCGGTGGCCAGCAGGCGCAGGGCCATCTCCCAGGTGCGCGGGGAGGGCCAGGCCCGGCCGCGGGCGTCGGCGTCGTTCGGCATGTGGTGGACCAGGCCGGGGCGGGCGGTGAGGAAGCCGGACACCGCTCCCCGGGCGCGGGCCGCCGCCCCGGCGGCCCGGGCGGGGTCGACCACGGGCAGGGCCGTCTCGGGCCAGATTCCGGCCATGCCGCGTGCGACGGTGCGCGGGTCGTGCGTCCAGTCCAGGTGGACGAACCGGTTGGCGAGCGGCGCGCTGAGGTGCCAGCCGTCGGCCGCGCTGGCGGGCGGGTTGGCCGCCGCGACGATCCGTACGGAGGCGGGCAGTTCCAGGCTGCCGACCCGGCGTTCGAGGACCACGCGCAGCAGGGCGGCCTGCACGGCGGGCGGGGCGGAGGACAGCTCGTCGAAGAACAGCAGTCCGTGTCCGGTGCGGGCCAGGCGTACCGCCCAGTCCGGCGGGGCCATCGGGACGCCGGTGGTGGCCGGGTCGTCGCCGACGATGGGCAGCCCGGCGAAGTCCGAGGGCTCGTGGACGCTGGCGACGACGGTCTCCAGTCCCACTCCGAGGCAGGCCGCGAGCCGCTCCATGCCGGCGGACTTGCCGATCCCGGGCTCACCCCACAGCAGTACGGGCTGATTGGCCGTCACTGCCAGGGCGAGGGCCTCCAGTTGGTGGTTGGCGGCGGGCTCGGTGCGGGTGAGGTCCAGCCGGGCGCCCAGGGCGTCGGCGGCGGCCAGGGCGGACATAGGGGCGGGACGCTGTCGTGCGGTGGTCACTCGTGCGCTCCCCCGTCGTCGCCGACGGCCGCGTCACCGACGGCCGCGTCACCGACGGCCGCGTAGCCGTCGTCGTCGTAGTCCTCGTCGTCGTCGCCCCACTCCTCGCGCTCGTCCATGAAGTCCTCGTAGGACTCGGATCCGATGCCGGGGTGCCTCTCCTCCACCAGCTCGCGCAGGAAGGCCAGGTCGTCGCGCTTGTAGCGGCGGATCACCTGGGCCAGCGACAGGTCCATG
This is a stretch of genomic DNA from Streptomyces sp. NBC_00091. It encodes these proteins:
- a CDS encoding sigma 54-interacting transcriptional regulator gives rise to the protein MSALAAADALGARLDLTRTEPAANHQLEALALAVTANQPVLLWGEPGIGKSAGMERLAACLGVGLETVVASVHEPSDFAGLPIVGDDPATTGVPMAPPDWAVRLARTGHGLLFFDELSSAPPAVQAALLRVVLERRVGSLELPASVRIVAAANPPASAADGWHLSAPLANRFVHLDWTHDPRTVARGMAGIWPETALPVVDPARAAGAAARARGAVSGFLTARPGLVHHMPNDADARGRAWPSPRTWEMALRLLATGYAAGAGREALSAALTGAVGDGAGLELLTYLENLDLPDPERVLADPEAFALPERGDRQLAFLIAVVAAVQSELTRPRWEAGWTVLAKAVDAGVPDVAARAAADLAAMRDPSWPVPAGIDAFVELLQLAGALPGAR
- a CDS encoding VWA-like domain-containing protein, whose amino-acid sequence is MPEDLPLDRAKLLAARYAAAEARPYLASALYALTVVPSPGPAGVRTMGVDRHWRCYVSPGFVERTPVPELAGVWIHEVAHLLRDHHGRADRLPAADQRDPVRINIAQDCEINDDLLADGLELPAGRMEPGLFGLAAGGLFEGYLSAIPPTPPHGVDCGSGAHGVRAPWEPGDGDGPARIGPVEAQALRRTSAQAMRAHQRGRGRGSLPGGWERWAAQVLEPVVDWRRALSGAVREAAAWAAGAVDYTYRRPSRRTPALGGRVVLPSLRRPLPRVAIVIDTSGSMGDAELAAALAEVTGVLREVGVGGNRVAVLACDADVHAVTRVTAAGQVTLAGGGGTDMRVGIAAALAVPDRPGVVVVLTDGYTPWPERSPSCRVIAALIGADAPQPPAWVETVRIGPTP
- a CDS encoding TerD family protein, producing MSGVRKSLAKVEIALRWDPSPAGTPANDLDIVAAVYGASDPYGEPVYLVHFGSRAPDGTIALGRDSRTGQGFGFDEVMTLELDRLAPELGRVVVGVVIQDPGPAGEPGRKTFAAVAGTGLRIREGWTDLATTDFAELAGASAATVAEFLRDASGGWTLDARMRGFETDPQEFARVMGAPHG